One region of Manis pentadactyla isolate mManPen7 chromosome 9, mManPen7.hap1, whole genome shotgun sequence genomic DNA includes:
- the PGGHG gene encoding protein-glucosylgalactosylhydroxylysine glucosidase isoform X7 — MEDTGEDPTIFTAHSLPSDPRFLATVTSTYLGTRVYHDTLHVSGVYNGARGDTHRAVLPSPLNVQLEAPAGTGEQLTKTFVLDTNTGSFLHTVEGPSFRASQCIYAHRTLPHVLAFSVSITRLAAGSWPITVLLRSDFSPHSPDLELHLGPDFQGARYLYGHTLTPEQPGGLQQEVHMLWTPVPPALTLGEGEEDRTWEFLTVVGGSQAEVQVCLAEALQLQARGTLYTAHTRAWAQLWAACGLDVEGPMPLRQALRGALYYLLSALPQPGAPGDLCHGLSPGGLSNGSREECYWGHIFWDQDLWMFPNILMFHPEAARTLLEYRIRTLSGALDNARNLGYQGAKFAWESAGSGLEVCPEAIYGSQEIHINGAVVLAFQLYYHATQDLQLFREAGGWDVVRAVAEFWCSRVEWSPGEERYHLRGVMPPDEYHSGVNNSVYTNILVQNSLRFAAVLAWDLGRPVPNQWLVVADKIKVPFDPKRHFHPEFDGYQPGEEVKQADVVLLGYPVPFPLSPHVRRNNLEIYEAATSPQGPAMTWSMFAVGWMELKDPQRAWGLLERSFANITEPFKVWTENADGSGHKVYFPYSAGRIQRSLP, encoded by the exons ATGGAGGACACAGGCGAGGACCCCACCATATTCACTGCCCATTCTCTGCCCAGTGACCCCCGCTTCTTGGCCACTGTGACCAGCACCTACCTGGGCACACGTGTGTATCATGACACACtgcatgtgagtggtgtgtacaatGGGGCTAGAGGGGACACGCACCGGGCCGTTCTGCCCAGTCCCCTCAATGTCCAGCTGGAGGCCCCTGCAGGGACAGGAGAGCAGCTGACCAAGACCTTTGTCCTGGACACTAACACAG gctccttTCTGCACACTGTGGAGGGCCCCAGCTTCCGGGCCTCCCAGTGCATCTATGCCCACCGCACGCTGCCGCACGTCCTGGCCTTCAGTGTGTCCATCACCCGCCTGGCTGCGGGGAGCTGGCCTATCACGGTGCTGCTGCGGTCGGACTTCTCCCCACACAGCCCAGACCTGGAACTGCATCTAGGTCCTGACTTCCAGGGAGCCCG ATACCTGTATGGCCACACACTCACCCCCGAGCAGCCTGGGGGGCTGCAGCAGGAAGTGCATATGCTGTGGACACCTGTGCCCCCGGCTCTGACCCTGGGGGAAGGCGAGGAGGACAGGACCTGGGAGTTCCTGACCGTGGTGGGTGGCAGCCAGGCTGAGGTCCAAGTCTGCCTGGCTGAGGCCCTGCAGCTGCAGGCCAGGGGCACTCTCTATACTGCCCATACCCGGGCCTGGGCCCAGCTCTGGGCAGCCTGTGGCCTCGATGTGGAGGGGCCCATGCCCCTGCGCCAGGCCCTGCGTGGCGCCCTCTACTACCTGCTCAGCGCTCTGCCCCAGCCTGGGGCCCCAGGAGACCTCTGCCATGGCCTCAGCCCCGGGGGCCTCTCCAACGGGAGCCGTGAGGAATGTTACTGGGGCCACATCTTCTGGGACCAG GATCTCTGGATGTTCCCAAATATCCTGATGttccacccagaggctgccaggaCTCTCCTGGAATACCGCATCCGGACGCTGAGTGGGGCCCTGGACAATGCCCGGAACCTGGGCTACCAG GGCGCCAAGTTCGCATGGGAGAGCGCAGGCTCTGGCCTGGAAGTGTGCCCTGAGGCTATTTATGGGAGCCAGGAGATCCACATCAATGGGGCCGTGGTGCTGGCCTTCCAGCTGTACTACCACGCCACCCAG GACTTACAGCTCTTCAGAGAAGCTGGTGGCTGGGACGTGGTCAGGGCCGTGGCTGAGTTTTGGTGCAGCCGTGTGGAGTGGAGCCCTGGGGAAGAGAGGTACCACCTGAGGG GAGTCATGCCCCCCGATGAATACCACTCAGGCGTCAACAACTCCGTGTACACCAACATCCTGGTCCAGAACAG CCTGCGCTTTGCTGCCGTCCTGGCCTGGGACTTGGGTCGGCCTGTCCCCAACCAGTGGCTGGTGGTGGCTGATAAGATCAAGGTGCCCTTTGACCCAAAGCGGCATTTCCACCCAGAGTTCGATGGGTACCAACCTG GAGAGGAGGTGAAGCAGGCAGACGTCGTGCTCCTGGGATACCCCGTCCCGTTCCCCCTCAGTCCTCATGTTCGCAGGAACAACCTGGAGATTTATGAGGCCGCGACATCCCCCCAGGGTCCTGCCATGACCTGG AGCATGTTTGCAGTGGgctggatggagctgaaggaccCCCAGCGGGCATGGGGCCTCCTGGAGAGGAGCTTTGCCAACATCACCGAGCCCTTCAAG GTGTGGACGGAGAACGCTGATGGTTCAG GACACAAGGTCTACTTCCCCTACTCAGCTGGCCGGATACAGAGGTCACTCCCGTAG
- the PGGHG gene encoding protein-glucosylgalactosylhydroxylysine glucosidase isoform X5, producing the protein MEDTGEDPTIFTAHSLPSDPRFLATVTSTYLGTRVYHDTLHVSGVYNGARGDTHRAVLPSPLNVQLEAPAGTGEQLTKTFVLDTNTGSFLHTVEGPSFRASQCIYAHRTLPHVLAFSVSITRLAAGSWPITVLLRSDFSPHSPDLELHLGPDFQGARYLYGHTLTPEQPGGLQQEVHMLWTPVPPALTLGEGEEDRTWEFLTVVGGSQAEVQVCLAEALQLQARGTLYTAHTRAWAQLWAACGLDVEGPMPLRQALRGALYYLLSALPQPGAPGDLCHGLSPGGLSNGSREECYWGHIFWDQDLWMFPNILMFHPEAARTLLEYRIRTLSGALDNARNLGYQGAKFAWESAGSGLEVCPEAIYGSQEIHINGAVVLAFQLYYHATQDLQLFREAGGWDVVRAVAEFWCSRVEWSPGEERYHLRGVMPPDEYHSGVNNSVYTNILVQNSLRFAAVLAWDLGRPVPNQWLVVADKIKVPFDPKRHFHPEFDGYQPGEEVKQADVVLLGYPVPFPLSPHVRRNNLEIYEAATSPQGPAMTWSMFAVGWMELKDPQRAWGLLERSFANITEPFKVWTENADGSGAVNFLTGMGGFLQAALFGFTGFRTQGLLPLLSWPDTEVTPVGSRTSKFSSKRI; encoded by the exons ATGGAGGACACAGGCGAGGACCCCACCATATTCACTGCCCATTCTCTGCCCAGTGACCCCCGCTTCTTGGCCACTGTGACCAGCACCTACCTGGGCACACGTGTGTATCATGACACACtgcatgtgagtggtgtgtacaatGGGGCTAGAGGGGACACGCACCGGGCCGTTCTGCCCAGTCCCCTCAATGTCCAGCTGGAGGCCCCTGCAGGGACAGGAGAGCAGCTGACCAAGACCTTTGTCCTGGACACTAACACAG gctccttTCTGCACACTGTGGAGGGCCCCAGCTTCCGGGCCTCCCAGTGCATCTATGCCCACCGCACGCTGCCGCACGTCCTGGCCTTCAGTGTGTCCATCACCCGCCTGGCTGCGGGGAGCTGGCCTATCACGGTGCTGCTGCGGTCGGACTTCTCCCCACACAGCCCAGACCTGGAACTGCATCTAGGTCCTGACTTCCAGGGAGCCCG ATACCTGTATGGCCACACACTCACCCCCGAGCAGCCTGGGGGGCTGCAGCAGGAAGTGCATATGCTGTGGACACCTGTGCCCCCGGCTCTGACCCTGGGGGAAGGCGAGGAGGACAGGACCTGGGAGTTCCTGACCGTGGTGGGTGGCAGCCAGGCTGAGGTCCAAGTCTGCCTGGCTGAGGCCCTGCAGCTGCAGGCCAGGGGCACTCTCTATACTGCCCATACCCGGGCCTGGGCCCAGCTCTGGGCAGCCTGTGGCCTCGATGTGGAGGGGCCCATGCCCCTGCGCCAGGCCCTGCGTGGCGCCCTCTACTACCTGCTCAGCGCTCTGCCCCAGCCTGGGGCCCCAGGAGACCTCTGCCATGGCCTCAGCCCCGGGGGCCTCTCCAACGGGAGCCGTGAGGAATGTTACTGGGGCCACATCTTCTGGGACCAG GATCTCTGGATGTTCCCAAATATCCTGATGttccacccagaggctgccaggaCTCTCCTGGAATACCGCATCCGGACGCTGAGTGGGGCCCTGGACAATGCCCGGAACCTGGGCTACCAG GGCGCCAAGTTCGCATGGGAGAGCGCAGGCTCTGGCCTGGAAGTGTGCCCTGAGGCTATTTATGGGAGCCAGGAGATCCACATCAATGGGGCCGTGGTGCTGGCCTTCCAGCTGTACTACCACGCCACCCAG GACTTACAGCTCTTCAGAGAAGCTGGTGGCTGGGACGTGGTCAGGGCCGTGGCTGAGTTTTGGTGCAGCCGTGTGGAGTGGAGCCCTGGGGAAGAGAGGTACCACCTGAGGG GAGTCATGCCCCCCGATGAATACCACTCAGGCGTCAACAACTCCGTGTACACCAACATCCTGGTCCAGAACAG CCTGCGCTTTGCTGCCGTCCTGGCCTGGGACTTGGGTCGGCCTGTCCCCAACCAGTGGCTGGTGGTGGCTGATAAGATCAAGGTGCCCTTTGACCCAAAGCGGCATTTCCACCCAGAGTTCGATGGGTACCAACCTG GAGAGGAGGTGAAGCAGGCAGACGTCGTGCTCCTGGGATACCCCGTCCCGTTCCCCCTCAGTCCTCATGTTCGCAGGAACAACCTGGAGATTTATGAGGCCGCGACATCCCCCCAGGGTCCTGCCATGACCTGG AGCATGTTTGCAGTGGgctggatggagctgaaggaccCCCAGCGGGCATGGGGCCTCCTGGAGAGGAGCTTTGCCAACATCACCGAGCCCTTCAAG GTGTGGACGGAGAACGCTGATGGTTCAGGTGCTGTGAACTTCCTGACTGGCATGGGGGGCTTCCTGCAGGCAGCACTCTTTGGGTTCACGGGGTTCAG GACACAAGGTCTACTTCCCCTACTCAGCTGGCCGGATACAGAGGTCACTCCCGTAGGAAGCAGAACCAGCAAGTTCTCCTCAAAGAGAATTTGA
- the PGGHG gene encoding protein-glucosylgalactosylhydroxylysine glucosidase isoform X1: MEDTGEDPTIFTAHSLPSDPRFLATVTSTYLGTRVYHDTLHVSGVYNGARGDTHRAVLPSPLNVQLEAPAGTGEQLTKTFVLDTNTGSFLHTVEGPSFRASQCIYAHRTLPHVLAFSVSITRLAAGSWPITVLLRSDFSPHSPDLELHLGPDFQGARYLYGHTLTPEQPGGLQQEVHMLWTPVPPALTLGEGEEDRTWEFLTVVGGSQAEVQVCLAEALQLQARGTLYTAHTRAWAQLWAACGLDVEGPMPLRQALRGALYYLLSALPQPGAPGDLCHGLSPGGLSNGSREECYWGHIFWDQDLWMFPNILMFHPEAARTLLEYRIRTLSGALDNARNLGYQGAKFAWESAGSGLEVCPEAIYGSQEIHINGAVVLAFQLYYHATQDLQLFREAGGWDVVRAVAEFWCSRVEWSPGEERYHLRGVMPPDEYHSGVNNSVYTNILVQNSLRFAAVLAWDLGRPVPNQWLVVADKIKVPFDPKRHFHPEFDGYQPGEEVKQADVVLLGYPVPFPLSPHVRRNNLEIYEAATSPQGPAMTWSMFAVGWMELKDPQRAWGLLERSFANITEPFKVWTENADGSGAVNFLTGMGGFLQAALFGFTGFRITHSGLTFDPMCPAGVSGVCVSGIFYQGNKFDFCFSRGSVAVEVTAQAGPWAPLLEAELWPSQARLPLPPGVMPESQGMCPHPQGAHSPYRTQGLLPLLSWPDTEVTPVGSRTSKFSSKRI, from the exons ATGGAGGACACAGGCGAGGACCCCACCATATTCACTGCCCATTCTCTGCCCAGTGACCCCCGCTTCTTGGCCACTGTGACCAGCACCTACCTGGGCACACGTGTGTATCATGACACACtgcatgtgagtggtgtgtacaatGGGGCTAGAGGGGACACGCACCGGGCCGTTCTGCCCAGTCCCCTCAATGTCCAGCTGGAGGCCCCTGCAGGGACAGGAGAGCAGCTGACCAAGACCTTTGTCCTGGACACTAACACAG gctccttTCTGCACACTGTGGAGGGCCCCAGCTTCCGGGCCTCCCAGTGCATCTATGCCCACCGCACGCTGCCGCACGTCCTGGCCTTCAGTGTGTCCATCACCCGCCTGGCTGCGGGGAGCTGGCCTATCACGGTGCTGCTGCGGTCGGACTTCTCCCCACACAGCCCAGACCTGGAACTGCATCTAGGTCCTGACTTCCAGGGAGCCCG ATACCTGTATGGCCACACACTCACCCCCGAGCAGCCTGGGGGGCTGCAGCAGGAAGTGCATATGCTGTGGACACCTGTGCCCCCGGCTCTGACCCTGGGGGAAGGCGAGGAGGACAGGACCTGGGAGTTCCTGACCGTGGTGGGTGGCAGCCAGGCTGAGGTCCAAGTCTGCCTGGCTGAGGCCCTGCAGCTGCAGGCCAGGGGCACTCTCTATACTGCCCATACCCGGGCCTGGGCCCAGCTCTGGGCAGCCTGTGGCCTCGATGTGGAGGGGCCCATGCCCCTGCGCCAGGCCCTGCGTGGCGCCCTCTACTACCTGCTCAGCGCTCTGCCCCAGCCTGGGGCCCCAGGAGACCTCTGCCATGGCCTCAGCCCCGGGGGCCTCTCCAACGGGAGCCGTGAGGAATGTTACTGGGGCCACATCTTCTGGGACCAG GATCTCTGGATGTTCCCAAATATCCTGATGttccacccagaggctgccaggaCTCTCCTGGAATACCGCATCCGGACGCTGAGTGGGGCCCTGGACAATGCCCGGAACCTGGGCTACCAG GGCGCCAAGTTCGCATGGGAGAGCGCAGGCTCTGGCCTGGAAGTGTGCCCTGAGGCTATTTATGGGAGCCAGGAGATCCACATCAATGGGGCCGTGGTGCTGGCCTTCCAGCTGTACTACCACGCCACCCAG GACTTACAGCTCTTCAGAGAAGCTGGTGGCTGGGACGTGGTCAGGGCCGTGGCTGAGTTTTGGTGCAGCCGTGTGGAGTGGAGCCCTGGGGAAGAGAGGTACCACCTGAGGG GAGTCATGCCCCCCGATGAATACCACTCAGGCGTCAACAACTCCGTGTACACCAACATCCTGGTCCAGAACAG CCTGCGCTTTGCTGCCGTCCTGGCCTGGGACTTGGGTCGGCCTGTCCCCAACCAGTGGCTGGTGGTGGCTGATAAGATCAAGGTGCCCTTTGACCCAAAGCGGCATTTCCACCCAGAGTTCGATGGGTACCAACCTG GAGAGGAGGTGAAGCAGGCAGACGTCGTGCTCCTGGGATACCCCGTCCCGTTCCCCCTCAGTCCTCATGTTCGCAGGAACAACCTGGAGATTTATGAGGCCGCGACATCCCCCCAGGGTCCTGCCATGACCTGG AGCATGTTTGCAGTGGgctggatggagctgaaggaccCCCAGCGGGCATGGGGCCTCCTGGAGAGGAGCTTTGCCAACATCACCGAGCCCTTCAAG GTGTGGACGGAGAACGCTGATGGTTCAGGTGCTGTGAACTTCCTGACTGGCATGGGGGGCTTCCTGCAGGCAGCACTCTTTGGGTTCACGGGGTTCAG GATCACCCATAGTGGCCTGACCTTCGACCCCATGTGTCCAGCGGGGGTCTCTGGAGTGTGTGTCTCTGGCATCTTCTACCAGGGGAACAAGTTTGACTTCTGCTTTTCTCGGGGCTCTGTGGCAGTTGAGGTCACAGCCCAGGCAGGGCCCTGGGCCCCCCTGCTGGAGGCTGAGCTGTGGCCATCACAGGCTCGGCTCCCCCTTCCCCCTG GAGTCATGCCAGAGAGCCAGGGTATGTGCCCTCACCCACAGGGTGCCCACTCACCCTACAGGACACAAGGTCTACTTCCCCTACTCAGCTGGCCGGATACAGAGGTCACTCCCGTAGGAAGCAGAACCAGCAAGTTCTCCTCAAAGAGAATTTGA
- the PGGHG gene encoding protein-glucosylgalactosylhydroxylysine glucosidase isoform X4, with product MEDTGEDPTIFTAHSLPSDPRFLATVTSTYLGTRVYHDTLHVSGVYNGARGDTHRAVLPSPLNVQLEAPAGTGEQLTKTFVLDTNTGSFLHTVEGPSFRASQCIYAHRTLPHVLAFSVSITRLAAGSWPITVLLRSDFSPHSPDLELHLGPDFQGARYLYGHTLTPEQPGGLQQEVHMLWTPVPPALTLGEGEEDRTWEFLTVVGGSQAEVQVCLAEALQLQARGTLYTAHTRAWAQLWAACGLDVEGPMPLRQALRGALYYLLSALPQPGAPGDLCHGLSPGGLSNGSREECYWGHIFWDQDLWMFPNILMFHPEAARTLLEYRIRTLSGALDNARNLGYQGAKFAWESAGSGLEVCPEAIYGSQEIHINGAVVLAFQLYYHATQDLQLFREAGGWDVVRAVAEFWCSRVEWSPGEERYHLRGVMPPDEYHSGVNNSVYTNILVQNRNNLEIYEAATSPQGPAMTWSMFAVGWMELKDPQRAWGLLERSFANITEPFKVWTENADGSGAVNFLTGMGGFLQAALFGFTGFRITHSGLTFDPMCPAGVSGVCVSGIFYQGNKFDFCFSRGSVAVEVTAQAGPWAPLLEAELWPSQARLPLPPGVMPESQGMCPHPQGAHSPYRTQGLLPLLSWPDTEVTPVGSRTSKFSSKRI from the exons ATGGAGGACACAGGCGAGGACCCCACCATATTCACTGCCCATTCTCTGCCCAGTGACCCCCGCTTCTTGGCCACTGTGACCAGCACCTACCTGGGCACACGTGTGTATCATGACACACtgcatgtgagtggtgtgtacaatGGGGCTAGAGGGGACACGCACCGGGCCGTTCTGCCCAGTCCCCTCAATGTCCAGCTGGAGGCCCCTGCAGGGACAGGAGAGCAGCTGACCAAGACCTTTGTCCTGGACACTAACACAG gctccttTCTGCACACTGTGGAGGGCCCCAGCTTCCGGGCCTCCCAGTGCATCTATGCCCACCGCACGCTGCCGCACGTCCTGGCCTTCAGTGTGTCCATCACCCGCCTGGCTGCGGGGAGCTGGCCTATCACGGTGCTGCTGCGGTCGGACTTCTCCCCACACAGCCCAGACCTGGAACTGCATCTAGGTCCTGACTTCCAGGGAGCCCG ATACCTGTATGGCCACACACTCACCCCCGAGCAGCCTGGGGGGCTGCAGCAGGAAGTGCATATGCTGTGGACACCTGTGCCCCCGGCTCTGACCCTGGGGGAAGGCGAGGAGGACAGGACCTGGGAGTTCCTGACCGTGGTGGGTGGCAGCCAGGCTGAGGTCCAAGTCTGCCTGGCTGAGGCCCTGCAGCTGCAGGCCAGGGGCACTCTCTATACTGCCCATACCCGGGCCTGGGCCCAGCTCTGGGCAGCCTGTGGCCTCGATGTGGAGGGGCCCATGCCCCTGCGCCAGGCCCTGCGTGGCGCCCTCTACTACCTGCTCAGCGCTCTGCCCCAGCCTGGGGCCCCAGGAGACCTCTGCCATGGCCTCAGCCCCGGGGGCCTCTCCAACGGGAGCCGTGAGGAATGTTACTGGGGCCACATCTTCTGGGACCAG GATCTCTGGATGTTCCCAAATATCCTGATGttccacccagaggctgccaggaCTCTCCTGGAATACCGCATCCGGACGCTGAGTGGGGCCCTGGACAATGCCCGGAACCTGGGCTACCAG GGCGCCAAGTTCGCATGGGAGAGCGCAGGCTCTGGCCTGGAAGTGTGCCCTGAGGCTATTTATGGGAGCCAGGAGATCCACATCAATGGGGCCGTGGTGCTGGCCTTCCAGCTGTACTACCACGCCACCCAG GACTTACAGCTCTTCAGAGAAGCTGGTGGCTGGGACGTGGTCAGGGCCGTGGCTGAGTTTTGGTGCAGCCGTGTGGAGTGGAGCCCTGGGGAAGAGAGGTACCACCTGAGGG GAGTCATGCCCCCCGATGAATACCACTCAGGCGTCAACAACTCCGTGTACACCAACATCCTGGTCCAGAACAG GAACAACCTGGAGATTTATGAGGCCGCGACATCCCCCCAGGGTCCTGCCATGACCTGG AGCATGTTTGCAGTGGgctggatggagctgaaggaccCCCAGCGGGCATGGGGCCTCCTGGAGAGGAGCTTTGCCAACATCACCGAGCCCTTCAAG GTGTGGACGGAGAACGCTGATGGTTCAGGTGCTGTGAACTTCCTGACTGGCATGGGGGGCTTCCTGCAGGCAGCACTCTTTGGGTTCACGGGGTTCAG GATCACCCATAGTGGCCTGACCTTCGACCCCATGTGTCCAGCGGGGGTCTCTGGAGTGTGTGTCTCTGGCATCTTCTACCAGGGGAACAAGTTTGACTTCTGCTTTTCTCGGGGCTCTGTGGCAGTTGAGGTCACAGCCCAGGCAGGGCCCTGGGCCCCCCTGCTGGAGGCTGAGCTGTGGCCATCACAGGCTCGGCTCCCCCTTCCCCCTG GAGTCATGCCAGAGAGCCAGGGTATGTGCCCTCACCCACAGGGTGCCCACTCACCCTACAGGACACAAGGTCTACTTCCCCTACTCAGCTGGCCGGATACAGAGGTCACTCCCGTAGGAAGCAGAACCAGCAAGTTCTCCTCAAAGAGAATTTGA
- the PGGHG gene encoding protein-glucosylgalactosylhydroxylysine glucosidase isoform X6 produces MEDTGEDPTIFTAHSLPSDPRFLATVTSTYLGTRVYHDTLHVSGVYNGARGDTHRAVLPSPLNVQLEAPAGTGEQLTKTFVLDTNTGSFLHTVEGPSFRASQCIYAHRTLPHVLAFSVSITRLAAGSWPITVLLRSDFSPHSPDLELHLGPDFQGARYLYGHTLTPEQPGGLQQEVHMLWTPVPPALTLGEGEEDRTWEFLTVDLWMFPNILMFHPEAARTLLEYRIRTLSGALDNARNLGYQGAKFAWESAGSGLEVCPEAIYGSQEIHINGAVVLAFQLYYHATQDLQLFREAGGWDVVRAVAEFWCSRVEWSPGEERYHLRGVMPPDEYHSGVNNSVYTNILVQNSLRFAAVLAWDLGRPVPNQWLVVADKIKVPFDPKRHFHPEFDGYQPGEEVKQADVVLLGYPVPFPLSPHVRRNNLEIYEAATSPQGPAMTWSMFAVGWMELKDPQRAWGLLERSFANITEPFKVWTENADGSGAVNFLTGMGGFLQAALFGFTGFRITHSGLTFDPMCPAGVSGVCVSGIFYQGNKFDFCFSRGSVAVEVTAQAGPWAPLLEAELWPSQARLPLPPGVMPESQGMCPHPQGAHSPYRTQGLLPLLSWPDTEVTPVGSRTSKFSSKRI; encoded by the exons ATGGAGGACACAGGCGAGGACCCCACCATATTCACTGCCCATTCTCTGCCCAGTGACCCCCGCTTCTTGGCCACTGTGACCAGCACCTACCTGGGCACACGTGTGTATCATGACACACtgcatgtgagtggtgtgtacaatGGGGCTAGAGGGGACACGCACCGGGCCGTTCTGCCCAGTCCCCTCAATGTCCAGCTGGAGGCCCCTGCAGGGACAGGAGAGCAGCTGACCAAGACCTTTGTCCTGGACACTAACACAG gctccttTCTGCACACTGTGGAGGGCCCCAGCTTCCGGGCCTCCCAGTGCATCTATGCCCACCGCACGCTGCCGCACGTCCTGGCCTTCAGTGTGTCCATCACCCGCCTGGCTGCGGGGAGCTGGCCTATCACGGTGCTGCTGCGGTCGGACTTCTCCCCACACAGCCCAGACCTGGAACTGCATCTAGGTCCTGACTTCCAGGGAGCCCG ATACCTGTATGGCCACACACTCACCCCCGAGCAGCCTGGGGGGCTGCAGCAGGAAGTGCATATGCTGTGGACACCTGTGCCCCCGGCTCTGACCCTGGGGGAAGGCGAGGAGGACAGGACCTGGGAGTTCCTGACCGTG GATCTCTGGATGTTCCCAAATATCCTGATGttccacccagaggctgccaggaCTCTCCTGGAATACCGCATCCGGACGCTGAGTGGGGCCCTGGACAATGCCCGGAACCTGGGCTACCAG GGCGCCAAGTTCGCATGGGAGAGCGCAGGCTCTGGCCTGGAAGTGTGCCCTGAGGCTATTTATGGGAGCCAGGAGATCCACATCAATGGGGCCGTGGTGCTGGCCTTCCAGCTGTACTACCACGCCACCCAG GACTTACAGCTCTTCAGAGAAGCTGGTGGCTGGGACGTGGTCAGGGCCGTGGCTGAGTTTTGGTGCAGCCGTGTGGAGTGGAGCCCTGGGGAAGAGAGGTACCACCTGAGGG GAGTCATGCCCCCCGATGAATACCACTCAGGCGTCAACAACTCCGTGTACACCAACATCCTGGTCCAGAACAG CCTGCGCTTTGCTGCCGTCCTGGCCTGGGACTTGGGTCGGCCTGTCCCCAACCAGTGGCTGGTGGTGGCTGATAAGATCAAGGTGCCCTTTGACCCAAAGCGGCATTTCCACCCAGAGTTCGATGGGTACCAACCTG GAGAGGAGGTGAAGCAGGCAGACGTCGTGCTCCTGGGATACCCCGTCCCGTTCCCCCTCAGTCCTCATGTTCGCAGGAACAACCTGGAGATTTATGAGGCCGCGACATCCCCCCAGGGTCCTGCCATGACCTGG AGCATGTTTGCAGTGGgctggatggagctgaaggaccCCCAGCGGGCATGGGGCCTCCTGGAGAGGAGCTTTGCCAACATCACCGAGCCCTTCAAG GTGTGGACGGAGAACGCTGATGGTTCAGGTGCTGTGAACTTCCTGACTGGCATGGGGGGCTTCCTGCAGGCAGCACTCTTTGGGTTCACGGGGTTCAG GATCACCCATAGTGGCCTGACCTTCGACCCCATGTGTCCAGCGGGGGTCTCTGGAGTGTGTGTCTCTGGCATCTTCTACCAGGGGAACAAGTTTGACTTCTGCTTTTCTCGGGGCTCTGTGGCAGTTGAGGTCACAGCCCAGGCAGGGCCCTGGGCCCCCCTGCTGGAGGCTGAGCTGTGGCCATCACAGGCTCGGCTCCCCCTTCCCCCTG GAGTCATGCCAGAGAGCCAGGGTATGTGCCCTCACCCACAGGGTGCCCACTCACCCTACAGGACACAAGGTCTACTTCCCCTACTCAGCTGGCCGGATACAGAGGTCACTCCCGTAGGAAGCAGAACCAGCAAGTTCTCCTCAAAGAGAATTTGA